The genomic stretch GTTTTCCGCTCTTTTGGGTGTGGCGTGCGCCGCCGTGGCTTCTCCTCCGGGGCGGGTGATCGTGCTGGGTTTTGACGGTGCCGATGCTGCCCTTACCGAAAAGCTCCTGGCCGAGGGCAAGCTCCCCCATTTGGCCGCCTTGGCCAGCAAGGGAGGCTACGCGCGCCTCACCCCCACCGTTCCCGCCCAAACGCCGGTTTCCTGGGCCACCTTCACCACGGGAAGGGACCCCGGCGGCACGCAAATCTTTGACTTTCTGCGGCGTGACCCGCAAACCTACATGCCCACCTTTGCG from Thermoanaerobaculum aquaticum encodes the following:
- a CDS encoding alkaline phosphatase family protein — protein: MRVTFAFSALLGVACAAVASPPGRVIVLGFDGADAALTEKLLAEGKLPHLAALASKGGYARLTPTVPAQTPVSWATFTTGRDPGGTQIFDFLRRDPQTYMPTFAVAEERKAKFLLGTANRPAVTAAFVLAGLLLAYWLARRLRRRRPWLHALPVAVV